A section of the Agromyces aurantiacus genome encodes:
- a CDS encoding DNA polymerase III subunit gamma and tau, with protein sequence MVTALYRRYRPETFAEMIGQSQVTEPLMTALRTDRVNHAYLFSGPRGCGKTTSARILARCLNCAEGPTDTPCGTCPSCVELSRAGGGSLDVVEIDAASHNGVDDARDLRERAVFAPARDRYKIFILDEAHMVTPQGFNALLKLVEEPPEHVKFIFATTEPDKVLGTIRSRTHHYPFRLVPPAPMLDYVQKLCDEEGVSVEPGVLSLVVRAGGGSPRDTLSLLDQLIAGSERSTVGYERAVALLGYTHGALLDEVVDAIGSADAAAAFAAVDRVMQTGQDPRRFVEDLLERLRDLIVVAATSPEAAAAVLRGIPADELTRMATQASAFGAAELSRVADLVNQTLTEMTGATSPRLHLELMLARVLVPASDATERGALARVERLERRVGVSDAAGSADPAAPPSPAPARPVARAATPAGPPSAPAASAGSSSAPPAADAPPAPAAEAPPMPRPKPVGPVTLEQMRDAWPEILGVLERTKRTAWMAALTARVIDYRTDEAVLVLGFPSQNDVNDLRGTGAQSPAELLRRAITEVLGVQVKFVPRVISGGTPGPAGDLPGAPVPGEPAPSAAAPAAPAAAGRAGAPAEAAAPAGSAPVVAPSAAGSPAGTGPTARTASRGTASAASARAGAAAPDAGRLGPVDSWVTVAIPASDPTQPAEATAEASPGTRTAVAERPARAVATRRPDAPPPVDDVPPPDDADAPPPDAEPDFDPGPEPLVDAAPAVPAAAAPPRRTGGAASNAPGIQRYGEAVVRDLLGATFLEEVEAPPARFGERG encoded by the coding sequence GTGGTCACCGCCCTCTACCGCCGATACCGGCCCGAGACCTTCGCCGAGATGATCGGCCAGTCGCAGGTCACCGAGCCGCTCATGACGGCGCTGCGCACCGATCGCGTGAACCACGCCTACCTCTTCAGCGGCCCGCGCGGCTGCGGCAAGACCACGTCGGCCCGCATCCTCGCGCGCTGCCTCAACTGCGCCGAGGGCCCGACCGACACGCCGTGCGGCACGTGCCCGAGCTGCGTCGAGCTCTCGCGGGCCGGTGGCGGCTCGCTCGACGTCGTCGAGATCGACGCGGCGAGCCACAACGGCGTCGACGACGCGCGCGACCTCCGCGAGCGCGCGGTGTTCGCACCCGCTCGCGACCGCTACAAGATCTTCATCCTCGACGAGGCGCACATGGTCACCCCGCAGGGGTTCAACGCGCTGCTCAAGCTCGTGGAGGAGCCGCCCGAGCACGTGAAGTTCATCTTCGCGACGACCGAGCCCGACAAGGTGCTCGGCACCATCCGCTCGCGCACGCACCACTACCCGTTCCGGCTCGTGCCGCCCGCGCCCATGCTCGACTACGTGCAGAAGCTGTGCGACGAGGAGGGCGTGAGCGTCGAGCCCGGCGTGCTCTCGCTCGTCGTGCGCGCCGGCGGAGGCTCGCCGCGAGACACGCTCTCGCTGCTCGACCAGCTCATCGCGGGCTCCGAGAGGTCGACCGTCGGCTACGAGCGGGCCGTGGCCCTGCTCGGCTACACGCACGGCGCGCTGCTCGACGAGGTCGTCGATGCGATCGGCTCGGCCGATGCGGCGGCCGCGTTCGCGGCCGTCGACCGCGTGATGCAGACCGGCCAGGATCCGCGTCGCTTCGTGGAGGACCTGCTCGAGCGCCTGCGCGACCTCATCGTCGTCGCGGCGACCTCGCCCGAGGCGGCCGCCGCGGTGCTCCGCGGCATCCCCGCCGACGAGCTCACGCGCATGGCCACCCAGGCGTCGGCGTTCGGCGCGGCCGAGCTCTCGCGCGTGGCCGACCTCGTCAACCAGACCCTCACCGAGATGACCGGCGCCACCTCACCGCGCCTGCACCTCGAGCTCATGCTCGCCCGCGTGCTCGTGCCCGCGAGCGACGCGACCGAGCGCGGCGCGCTCGCGCGCGTCGAGCGCCTCGAGCGGCGCGTGGGCGTGTCGGATGCCGCGGGGTCGGCCGACCCGGCGGCGCCCCCGTCGCCCGCGCCCGCGCGTCCCGTCGCCCGGGCTGCGACGCCCGCCGGGCCGCCGTCCGCGCCGGCGGCATCGGCCGGTTCCTCGTCCGCACCACCGGCCGCGGACGCGCCGCCCGCACCTGCCGCGGAGGCGCCGCCGATGCCGCGGCCGAAGCCGGTCGGCCCGGTGACCCTCGAGCAGATGCGCGACGCGTGGCCAGAGATCCTGGGCGTGCTCGAGCGCACCAAGCGCACCGCCTGGATGGCCGCGCTCACCGCACGGGTGATCGACTACCGCACCGACGAGGCCGTGCTCGTGCTCGGCTTCCCGAGCCAGAACGACGTGAACGACCTCCGCGGCACCGGCGCGCAGAGCCCCGCCGAGCTGTTGCGCCGCGCGATCACCGAGGTGCTCGGCGTCCAGGTCAAGTTCGTCCCGCGCGTGATCTCGGGCGGCACCCCGGGGCCGGCCGGCGACCTCCCGGGCGCGCCCGTGCCGGGGGAGCCCGCGCCATCCGCCGCCGCGCCCGCCGCGCCCGCCGCCGCCGGACGCGCCGGCGCTCCCGCGGAGGCCGCGGCTCCGGCCGGGTCCGCGCCGGTCGTCGCGCCCTCGGCCGCCGGCAGCCCCGCAGGCACCGGCCCGACGGCGCGGACGGCCTCGCGGGGAACGGCGTCCGCGGCCTCCGCACGCGCGGGAGCGGCCGCACCCGACGCCGGTCGTCTGGGTCCGGTCGACTCGTGGGTCACGGTCGCGATCCCCGCGTCCGACCCGACGCAGCCCGCCGAGGCGACTGCCGAGGCGTCCCCGGGCACGCGCACCGCCGTCGCCGAGCGCCCCGCGCGGGCGGTCGCGACCCGTCGCCCCGACGCCCCGCCGCCCGTCGACGACGTGCCGCCGCCCGACGACGCCGATGCGCCCCCGCCCGACGCCGAGCCCGACTTCGATCCCGGCCCCGAGCCGCTCGTCGACGCCGCGCCGGCCGTCCCGGCCGCCGCGGCTCCGCCGCGCCGTACCGGCGGCGCTGCGTCGAACGCGCCCGGGATCCAGCGGTACGGCGAGGCCGTCGTGCGCGACCTGCTGGGCGCCACGTTCCTCGAAGAGGTCGAGGCGCCGCCCGCCCGGTTCGGCGAGCGGGGGTAG
- a CDS encoding nuclear transport factor 2 family protein, producing the protein MAGRGAEWVAGYVAAWKSNDPDEIGALFTDDAVYLTAPDAEPRRGREAIVAGWLDDLDEPGTWSFDWQVVHEHDGFVVAQGRTEYPAERDYLNLWLIRLADDGRATEYTEWYMPRPH; encoded by the coding sequence ATGGCCGGCAGAGGTGCGGAATGGGTCGCCGGCTACGTCGCGGCGTGGAAGTCGAACGATCCCGATGAGATCGGGGCGCTGTTCACCGATGACGCGGTGTACCTCACCGCGCCCGACGCCGAACCGCGTCGCGGGCGCGAGGCGATCGTCGCCGGCTGGCTCGACGACCTCGACGAACCCGGCACGTGGAGCTTCGACTGGCAGGTCGTCCACGAGCACGACGGGTTCGTGGTCGCGCAGGGGCGCACGGAGTACCCCGCCGAGCGCGACTACCTCAACCTGTGGCTCATCCGGCTGGCCGACGACGGCCGGGCCACCGAGTACACCGAGTGGTACATGCCGCGCCCGCACTGA
- a CDS encoding aspartate-semialdehyde dehydrogenase encodes MAHGVNIGVVGATGQVGAVVRRLLEERDFPVASIRFFASARSAGTTLPFKGEEIVVEDASTADPTGLDIAIFSAGATLSKAQAPRFAAAGVTVIDNSSGWRMDPDVPLVVSEVNPHAIDEARKGIIANPNCTTMAAMPVLKVLHDEAGLERLMISTYQAVSGAGLAGGEELLEQARAAVAQDAIALVHDGSAVTFPEPQKFARPIAFDVIPLAGSIVDDGDLETDEEKKLRNESRKILELPGLRVAGTCVRVPVFTGHSLSIHAEFANDITPERATELLAQAPGVALSDIPTPLQAAGNDPSYVGRIRQDQSAPEHKGLVLFVSNDNLRKGAALNAVQIAELIAAKSLASV; translated from the coding sequence ATGGCACACGGAGTGAACATCGGCGTCGTCGGCGCCACCGGACAGGTCGGCGCGGTCGTGCGCCGCCTCCTCGAGGAGCGCGACTTCCCGGTCGCGTCGATCCGCTTCTTCGCCTCGGCGCGGTCGGCGGGCACGACGCTGCCGTTCAAGGGCGAGGAGATCGTGGTCGAGGATGCCTCCACGGCCGATCCCACGGGCCTCGACATCGCGATCTTCTCGGCGGGCGCAACGCTCTCGAAGGCGCAGGCTCCCCGGTTCGCGGCCGCCGGCGTGACCGTCATCGACAATTCGTCGGGCTGGCGCATGGACCCCGACGTGCCGCTCGTGGTGAGCGAGGTCAACCCGCACGCGATCGACGAGGCGCGCAAGGGCATCATCGCGAACCCGAACTGCACGACCATGGCCGCCATGCCCGTGCTGAAGGTGCTGCACGACGAGGCGGGCCTCGAGCGCCTGATGATCTCGACCTACCAGGCGGTGTCGGGCGCGGGCCTCGCAGGAGGCGAGGAGCTGCTCGAGCAGGCGCGCGCCGCCGTCGCTCAGGATGCGATCGCCCTCGTGCACGACGGCTCGGCCGTGACCTTCCCCGAGCCGCAGAAGTTCGCCCGGCCCATCGCGTTCGACGTGATCCCGCTCGCCGGATCGATCGTCGACGACGGCGACCTCGAGACCGACGAGGAGAAGAAGCTCCGCAACGAGAGCCGCAAGATCCTCGAGCTGCCGGGCCTGCGCGTCGCGGGAACGTGCGTGCGCGTGCCGGTGTTCACGGGGCACTCGCTGTCGATCCACGCCGAGTTCGCGAACGACATCACGCCCGAGCGCGCGACCGAGCTGCTCGCGCAGGCTCCGGGCGTCGCCCTCAGCGACATCCCGACGCCGTTGCAGGCCGCGGGCAACGACCCGAGCTACGTCGGACGCATCCGCCAGGACCAGTCGGCACCCGAGCACAAGGGCCTCGTGCTCTTCGTCTCGAACGACAACCTGCGCAAGGGCGCGGCGCTGAACGCGGTGCAGATCGCGGAGCTCATCGCCGCGAAGTCGCTCGCCTCGGTCTGA
- the recR gene encoding recombination mediator RecR: protein MYEGIVQELIDELGRLPGIGPKSAQRIAFHIVQTEQFDVSRLAEILLEVRDKVKFCEICGNVAEESTCSICRDPRRDPTLICVVEEAKDVVAIERTREFRGLYHVLGGAISPIDGVGPDELRIRQLMQRLADGTVREVIIATDPNLEGEATATYLSRLLTTLEIRVTRLASGLPVGGDLEYADEVTLGRAFEGRRVIG, encoded by the coding sequence GTGTACGAAGGCATCGTCCAGGAGCTGATCGACGAGCTCGGGCGCCTCCCCGGGATCGGCCCGAAGTCGGCGCAGCGCATCGCGTTCCACATCGTGCAGACCGAGCAGTTCGACGTCTCCCGCCTTGCCGAGATCCTGCTCGAGGTGCGCGACAAGGTGAAGTTCTGCGAGATCTGCGGCAACGTCGCCGAGGAGTCGACGTGCTCGATCTGCCGCGACCCGCGCCGCGATCCCACGCTCATCTGCGTGGTCGAGGAGGCGAAGGACGTCGTCGCGATCGAGCGCACGCGTGAGTTCCGCGGGCTCTACCACGTGCTCGGCGGCGCCATCAGCCCGATCGACGGCGTCGGCCCCGACGAGCTGCGCATCCGCCAGCTCATGCAGCGCCTCGCCGACGGCACCGTGCGCGAGGTGATCATCGCCACCGACCCCAACCTCGAGGGCGAGGCCACCGCGACCTACCTCAGCCGCCTGCTGACGACGCTCGAGATCCGCGTGACGCGGCTCGCGTCGGGCCTGCCGGTGGGCGGCGACCTCGAGTACGCCGACGAGGTCACCCTCGGGCGGGCCTTCGAGGGCCGCCGCGTCATCGGCTGA
- a CDS encoding ABC-F family ATP-binding cassette domain-containing protein, producing the protein MPVISTTSSHLRIDGLSIAFGDRRVLSDLGFTVSPGQRLGLIGENGAGKSTLLRLLAAAHPGRAGDDPLPGAVVSGRIARPMRTGILLQELPFAPDEHVDDVLEAAVADVRAIELELDAAARALGAVGIDEAAAESRYTAALESAERADVWSIDHRRDELLGGLGLAGLGRDRRIGELSGGQRSRFALAALLLSSPDALLLDEPTNHLDDDAAAYLEDRLRAWRGPVVFASHDREFLDRVATGLLDLDPGRAGATALARSREGRLTGQGAREAVLAASVGTVFGGSFSDYLAVRVDERERWQRTYEDEQAELRRLRLAVAETARTVAHGRPPTDNDKFLKHFKRENVEQAVSRRVRNAELRLDELERTQVARPPAPLSFAGIPAGSHVLDHEEGALLRLADVAVDGRLGLAQLRIGPATRLLVTGANGAGKSTLLALLAGRLEPDRGEVHRRRGLRVGLLEQDVRFADPDAAPRALYERVLGERRAERVPLADLGLIAARDLDRPVGRLSVGQQRRLALALVIAAPPHVFLLDEPTNHLSLALAGELEEALGGYPGAVVIASHDRWLRRRWDGETLALDAVPSAVPV; encoded by the coding sequence ATGCCAGTCATCTCCACGACCTCATCCCACCTCCGCATCGACGGGCTGTCCATCGCGTTCGGCGATCGGCGCGTGCTCTCCGACCTCGGCTTCACGGTGTCGCCGGGCCAGCGGCTCGGCCTCATCGGCGAGAACGGCGCAGGCAAGTCCACGCTGCTCCGCCTGCTCGCGGCGGCCCACCCGGGTCGCGCCGGCGACGATCCGCTGCCCGGCGCCGTGGTGTCGGGCCGCATCGCGCGGCCGATGCGCACGGGCATCCTGCTCCAGGAACTACCGTTCGCTCCTGACGAGCACGTCGACGACGTGCTCGAGGCCGCCGTCGCCGACGTGCGGGCGATCGAGCTCGAACTCGACGCGGCCGCCCGCGCCCTCGGCGCCGTCGGCATCGACGAGGCGGCCGCCGAGTCCAGGTACACCGCGGCGCTCGAGTCGGCCGAGCGTGCCGACGTGTGGTCGATCGACCATCGGCGCGACGAACTGCTCGGCGGGCTCGGCCTCGCGGGCCTCGGCCGGGATCGCCGCATCGGCGAGCTCTCCGGCGGCCAGCGGAGCAGGTTCGCGTTGGCCGCGCTCCTCCTGTCCTCGCCGGACGCGCTGCTCCTGGACGAGCCGACGAACCACCTCGACGACGACGCCGCGGCGTACCTCGAGGATCGCCTGCGCGCCTGGCGCGGGCCCGTGGTGTTCGCCAGCCACGACCGCGAGTTCCTCGACCGGGTCGCGACCGGACTCCTCGACCTCGACCCGGGCCGAGCGGGTGCGACCGCGCTCGCGCGGTCGAGGGAGGGTCGGCTCACGGGCCAGGGCGCGCGCGAGGCCGTGCTCGCGGCATCCGTCGGCACCGTCTTCGGCGGCTCGTTCAGCGACTACCTCGCCGTTCGCGTCGACGAACGCGAGCGCTGGCAGCGCACGTACGAGGATGAGCAGGCGGAGCTCCGGCGGCTGCGCCTCGCGGTCGCCGAGACCGCACGCACGGTCGCCCACGGCCGGCCGCCGACCGACAACGACAAGTTCCTGAAGCACTTCAAGCGCGAGAACGTCGAGCAGGCGGTCTCCCGTCGCGTCCGCAACGCCGAGCTGCGCCTCGACGAGCTGGAGCGGACGCAGGTGGCCAGGCCTCCCGCGCCGCTGTCGTTCGCGGGCATCCCCGCGGGCTCGCACGTGCTCGACCATGAGGAGGGCGCGCTGCTGCGGCTCGCCGACGTGGCGGTCGACGGCCGGCTCGGACTCGCGCAGCTGCGGATCGGACCGGCCACGCGCCTGCTCGTCACCGGGGCCAACGGCGCGGGCAAGTCGACGCTCCTGGCCCTCCTCGCGGGGCGGCTGGAGCCCGACCGCGGCGAGGTGCACCGGCGTCGCGGCCTGCGCGTGGGCCTGCTCGAACAGGACGTGCGCTTCGCCGACCCGGATGCCGCGCCGCGCGCGCTCTACGAGCGGGTGCTGGGGGAGCGGCGTGCCGAGCGCGTGCCGCTCGCCGACCTCGGCCTGATCGCCGCACGCGATCTCGACCGCCCAGTCGGCCGGCTGTCGGTCGGTCAGCAACGGCGGCTCGCGCTGGCGCTCGTGATCGCAGCTCCGCCGCACGTGTTCCTGCTCGACGAGCCGACCAACCACCTCTCGCTCGCGCTCGCGGGCGAACTCGAGGAGGCGCTCGGCGGGTATCCGGGCGCGGTCGTGATCGCAAGCCACGACCGCTGGCTGCGGCGCAGGTGGGATGGCGAGACCCTCGCGCTCGACGCCGTCCCGTCGGCGGTCCCGGTGTAG
- a CDS encoding MerR family transcriptional regulator, translating into MRISALAAAAGLPVATVKFYLREGLLHAGAATSATQATYDDTHLRRLRLIRALTGPVGLSVQQARTILDLVDEPGDDLYATLGRAVSALPPQTAPAPADAPDPYPHARAALEALGQVYDPRFAAVAQLETALAAAEDAGMPISRDRLIAYGRQLHALAAYDLGHLPDEPRAAVEYTVLGTALYEPVILALRRLAHQDVAARRMS; encoded by the coding sequence ATGCGCATCTCCGCCCTCGCCGCTGCGGCCGGCCTGCCCGTGGCGACCGTGAAGTTCTACCTCCGCGAGGGCCTGCTCCACGCCGGCGCCGCGACCTCCGCCACGCAGGCGACCTACGACGACACCCACCTGCGCCGGCTGCGCCTCATCCGCGCGCTCACGGGTCCCGTCGGGCTCAGCGTCCAGCAGGCGCGCACCATCCTCGACCTCGTCGACGAGCCGGGCGACGACCTGTACGCCACGCTCGGGCGCGCGGTGAGCGCGCTGCCCCCGCAGACCGCGCCCGCACCCGCCGACGCCCCCGACCCGTACCCCCACGCGCGCGCGGCGCTCGAGGCGCTCGGCCAGGTCTACGACCCACGGTTCGCCGCGGTCGCCCAGCTCGAGACCGCGCTCGCGGCCGCCGAGGACGCGGGCATGCCGATCAGCCGGGACCGCCTGATCGCGTACGGCCGGCAGCTCCACGCGCTCGCCGCCTACGACCTCGGGCACCTGCCCGACGAGCCACGCGCGGCGGTCGAGTACACCGTGCTCGGCACCGCGCTCTACGAGCCCGTCATCCTCGCGTTGCGGCGCCTCGCGCACCAGGACGTGGCCGCCCGCCGCATGTCGTGA
- a CDS encoding nuclear transport factor 2 family protein, with product MSAGTDWVDGYIRAWETNDPDDIAAIFADDAIYEFSPDDPEALRGREAIVDGWLDSKDEPGDWTFDWEVLVESDDLVMVQGRTDYPNAKLYDNLWVIRLAPDGRATRFTEWYMERDR from the coding sequence ATGAGCGCAGGCACCGACTGGGTCGACGGCTACATCCGGGCGTGGGAGACGAACGATCCCGACGACATCGCGGCGATCTTCGCCGACGATGCGATCTACGAGTTCAGCCCCGACGACCCCGAGGCCCTGCGCGGGCGCGAGGCGATCGTCGACGGATGGCTCGACTCCAAGGACGAGCCGGGCGATTGGACCTTCGACTGGGAGGTCCTCGTCGAGTCCGACGACCTCGTCATGGTGCAGGGCCGCACCGACTATCCGAACGCGAAGCTCTACGACAACCTCTGGGTCATCCGGCTCGCGCCGGACGGGCGCGCGACGCGCTTCACCGAGTGGTACATGGAACGCGACCGCTAG
- a CDS encoding malate:quinone oxidoreductase: protein MNSEETVDVVLIGGGIMSATLGSLISRLQPDWSIRVYERLGRAAQESSNPWNNAGTGHAALCELNYMPEAPDGSVSAAKAVSINEQFQVSRQYWAHLVESGAIADPKQFINSTPHMTFVSGAANVEYLRKRYAALQDQPLFAGMEYTEDHDTLAEWTPLMAKKRNRRQKIAATRAASGTDVDFGALTSLLLRDIEQRGAEIHMNHQVTWLKRQKDGTWRLRVRHTVGGTPKTVRARFVFVGAGGGALALLQHSGIPEIKGFGGFPISGQFLRTTNPKVVAQHHAKVYGKAAVGAPPMSVPHLDTRVVDGETSLLFGPYAGFTPNFLKSSTWFDLPFSIRPHNIVPMLQVAFKNFDLVKYLVSELLAGRDKKMKALRAFMPTAKSEDWELITAGQRVQVMKKDPKQGGVLQFGTEVIAGADGTIAGLLGASPGASTAVPIMLEVLQRCFPDRIAEWEPSLREMIPSYGTTLSNDPAEAAASLARTAAVLQLQGEPRAVESAAPEKVPALAS, encoded by the coding sequence GTGAATTCCGAGGAAACCGTCGACGTCGTCCTGATCGGCGGGGGCATCATGAGCGCGACGCTCGGCTCCCTGATCTCGCGACTCCAGCCCGACTGGAGCATCCGCGTCTACGAGCGACTCGGCCGCGCGGCGCAGGAGTCCTCGAACCCCTGGAACAACGCGGGCACGGGCCACGCCGCGCTCTGCGAGCTGAACTACATGCCCGAGGCGCCCGACGGCAGCGTGAGCGCGGCCAAGGCCGTGTCGATCAACGAGCAGTTCCAGGTCAGCCGGCAGTACTGGGCGCACCTCGTCGAATCGGGCGCCATCGCCGACCCGAAGCAGTTCATCAACTCCACGCCGCACATGACGTTCGTGAGCGGGGCGGCCAACGTCGAGTACCTCCGCAAGCGCTACGCCGCACTCCAGGACCAGCCGCTGTTCGCCGGCATGGAGTACACCGAGGACCACGACACCCTCGCCGAGTGGACGCCCCTCATGGCCAAGAAGCGCAACCGGCGGCAGAAGATCGCCGCGACGCGGGCCGCGTCGGGCACCGACGTCGACTTCGGCGCCCTCACCTCGCTGCTGTTGCGCGACATCGAGCAGCGCGGCGCCGAGATCCACATGAACCACCAGGTCACCTGGCTCAAGCGCCAGAAGGACGGCACGTGGCGTCTGCGCGTGCGCCACACCGTCGGCGGAACGCCGAAGACCGTGCGCGCGCGGTTCGTGTTCGTCGGCGCCGGCGGCGGCGCCCTCGCGCTGCTGCAGCACTCCGGCATCCCCGAGATCAAGGGATTCGGCGGCTTCCCGATCTCCGGCCAGTTCCTCCGCACGACCAACCCGAAGGTCGTCGCGCAGCACCACGCGAAGGTCTACGGCAAGGCTGCGGTCGGCGCCCCGCCGATGTCGGTGCCGCACCTCGACACTCGCGTCGTCGACGGCGAGACCTCGCTGCTCTTCGGGCCCTACGCGGGCTTCACGCCGAACTTCCTCAAGAGCAGTACCTGGTTCGACCTGCCGTTCTCGATCCGGCCGCACAACATCGTGCCCATGCTGCAGGTCGCGTTCAAGAACTTCGACCTCGTGAAGTACCTCGTCTCCGAGCTGCTCGCCGGGCGCGACAAGAAGATGAAGGCGCTGCGCGCCTTCATGCCGACCGCGAAGAGCGAGGACTGGGAGCTCATCACCGCGGGCCAGCGCGTCCAGGTCATGAAGAAGGACCCGAAGCAGGGCGGCGTGCTCCAGTTCGGGACCGAGGTCATCGCCGGGGCGGATGGCACCATCGCCGGCCTGCTCGGCGCCTCGCCCGGCGCCTCGACGGCCGTGCCGATCATGCTCGAGGTGCTCCAGCGCTGCTTCCCCGACCGCATCGCCGAGTGGGAGCCGAGCCTGCGCGAGATGATCCCCTCGTACGGCACGACGCTCTCGAACGATCCCGCCGAGGCCGCCGCGTCGCTCGCGCGGACCGCCGCCGTCCTCCAGCTCCAGGGCGAGCCCCGGGCCGTCGAGTCGGCTGCGCCCGAGAAGGTGCCGGCGCTCGCATCCTGA
- a CDS encoding TraR/DksA family transcriptional regulator: MTGIRSAGQLERFRELLLAERREAEERLAEQSEGITAVREARSDGSVDDEHDPDGPTMSQEWSQRTAVLHDVEHELADIDRALAKIDAGTYGTCERCGQKISVGRLEARPTATLCIDCARLVR, encoded by the coding sequence GTGACGGGCATCCGCAGCGCAGGGCAGCTCGAGCGATTCCGCGAGCTGCTGCTCGCCGAGCGCCGCGAGGCCGAGGAACGCCTCGCGGAGCAGAGCGAGGGCATCACGGCCGTGCGCGAGGCACGCTCCGACGGCTCCGTCGACGACGAGCACGACCCCGACGGCCCCACCATGAGCCAGGAGTGGTCGCAGCGCACGGCCGTGCTGCACGACGTCGAGCACGAGCTCGCCGACATCGACCGCGCGCTCGCGAAGATCGATGCGGGCACCTACGGCACGTGCGAGCGCTGCGGCCAGAAGATCAGCGTCGGCCGGCTCGAGGCACGCCCCACGGCGACGCTCTGCATCGACTGCGCCCGGCTCGTCCGCTGA
- a CDS encoding aspartate kinase yields the protein MSLIVQKYGGSSVADAESIKRVAKRIVETRKAGNDVVVAVSAMGDTTDELLDLANEVTPIHAPRELDMLLSSGERISMALLAMAIKGLGHDARSFTGSQAGMITDATHGAARIVEVTPVRLREALDEGAIVIVAGFQGFSRESRDITTLGRGGSDTTAVALAAALDADVCEIYTDVDGVFTSDPRVVKKARKLDRITSEEMLELASSGAKVLHIRAVEYARRHGVTLHVRSSFNNSEGTVVYDPERLPEGEAVEESVIAGVAVDLGQVKVTVVGVPDVPGAAAKIFKIVANTNANVDMIVQNVSAAATGRTDISFTVPKSDGERALKALSDAKETLGFESLQYDDQIGKLSLVGAAMRSATGISAKLFEALYEAGINIEMISTSEIRISVVTRADSVNDAAVAVHRAFDLDGDTEAVVYAGTGR from the coding sequence GTGAGCTTGATCGTGCAGAAATACGGCGGTTCGTCCGTCGCCGACGCGGAGAGCATCAAGCGGGTCGCCAAGCGCATCGTCGAGACCCGCAAGGCGGGCAACGATGTCGTCGTCGCGGTCTCGGCGATGGGCGACACGACCGACGAGCTGCTCGACCTCGCGAACGAGGTCACGCCGATCCACGCGCCGCGCGAGCTCGACATGCTGCTCTCCTCGGGCGAGCGCATCTCGATGGCGCTGCTCGCGATGGCGATCAAGGGCCTCGGCCACGACGCGCGCTCGTTCACGGGCAGCCAGGCCGGCATGATCACGGACGCCACGCACGGCGCCGCGCGCATCGTGGAGGTGACGCCGGTGCGCCTGCGCGAGGCGCTCGACGAGGGCGCGATCGTCATCGTCGCGGGCTTCCAGGGCTTCAGCCGCGAGTCGCGCGACATCACGACGCTCGGCCGCGGCGGCAGCGACACGACGGCGGTCGCGCTCGCGGCGGCGCTCGACGCCGACGTGTGCGAGATCTACACCGATGTCGACGGCGTGTTCACCTCCGACCCGCGCGTGGTGAAGAAGGCCCGCAAGCTCGACCGCATCACGAGCGAGGAGATGCTCGAGCTCGCGTCGTCCGGTGCCAAGGTGCTGCACATCCGGGCCGTCGAGTACGCGCGCCGCCACGGCGTCACACTGCACGTGCGCTCGTCGTTCAACAACAGCGAGGGGACCGTCGTGTACGACCCCGAGCGCCTTCCCGAAGGAGAAGCTGTGGAAGAGTCCGTCATCGCCGGTGTCGCGGTCGACCTCGGGCAGGTCAAGGTCACCGTCGTCGGCGTGCCCGACGTGCCCGGTGCCGCGGCCAAGATCTTCAAGATCGTCGCCAACACCAACGCGAACGTCGACATGATCGTGCAGAACGTCTCGGCGGCCGCGACGGGTCGCACCGACATCTCGTTCACGGTGCCGAAGTCCGACGGCGAGCGGGCGCTCAAGGCGCTCTCCGACGCCAAGGAGACGCTCGGCTTCGAGTCGCTGCAGTACGACGACCAGATCGGCAAGCTCTCGCTCGTCGGCGCCGCGATGCGCTCGGCGACGGGCATCTCGGCGAAGCTGTTCGAGGCGCTCTACGAGGCGGGCATCAACATCGAGATGATCTCGACGTCCGAGATCCGCATCTCGGTGGTCACCCGCGCCGACAGCGTCAACGACGCGGCCGTCGCCGTGCACCGCGCGTTCGACCTCGACGGCGACACCGAGGCCGTCGTGTACGCCGGCACGGGTCGCTGA